A single Lolium perenne isolate Kyuss_39 chromosome 6, Kyuss_2.0, whole genome shotgun sequence DNA region contains:
- the LOC139830135 gene encoding uncharacterized protein translates to MNKLFKKSIVYDTSRHPTQDSEKLHTLVPTTASGNSKRMRMLEVRENKRSLKIDEQIVLSNAYLLEEIAGGKLHQIVSRRKKLPLEALDVWKYNRMRKNDIFSEPLVHGMCTDLHGTYMAEFPRMREHTEIDEARDGVHDQPDEEMLEQLRGMHGVLDLNFSPAQRTGMHGVVDLNLSPALPRGMNGVLDLNFSPTQMRGLDGVLDLNLNPSEQRVLDDVPDRRNEEMQEQKTVLDDVPDRPDEDMQEHKTVLDDVPDRPDEEMQEQQIGLDDVPDRPDEEMQE, encoded by the exons ATGAATAAATTGTTCAAGAAATCCATAGTTTATGACACTTCAAGGCATCCCACTCAAGATTCAGAGAAACTACACACACTTGTACCTACTACAGCATCAG GCAATAGCAAGagaatgagaatgttggaagtacGAGAGAACAAGAGAAGTCTCAAAATTGATGAGCAAATAGTGCTCTCCAATGC CTATTTGTTGGAGGAAATTGCTGGCGGCAAACTACATCAGATTGTTTCCAGGAGGAAGAAACTACCCCTTGAAGCATTGGATGTGTGGAAATATAACCGGATGCGCAAAAATGATATCTTCTCGGAACCTTTGGTACACG GCATGTGTACTGATCTACATGGTACCTACATGGCTGAATTCCCTCGGATGAGAGAACATACTGagattgatgaagctcgagatggtgTCCATGATCAACCTGATGAAGAGATGCTAGAGCAGTTGAGAGGCATGCATGGTGTACTTGATCTCAACTTCAGTCCAGCACAGCGGACAGGAATGCATGGTGTAGTTGATCTCAACTTGAGTCCAGCACTGCCGAGAGGAATGAATGGTGTACTTGATCTCAACTTCAGCCCAACACAGATGAGAGGGTTGGATGGTGTACTTGATCTCAACTTAAATCCATCAGAACAGAGAGTCTTGGATGACGTCCCCGATCGACGCAATGAAGAGATGCAAGAGCAGAAGACAGTCTTGGATGATGTCCCCGATCGACCCGATGAAGATATGCAAGAGCATAAGACAGTCTTGGATGATGTCCCCGATCGACCTGATGAAGAGATGCAAGAGCAGCAGATAGGCTTGGATGATGTCCCTGATCGACCCGATGAAGAGATGCAAGAGTAG